TGTTCCGCACGACGACGAACACGACGGGGCATATGGCGGCGGCGATGGTGTTGGCGCATGGGGAACGGGAGACAGAGGCGCCGCCGGTCATTGAGTGACAGGATCGGAACGAGGAGGAGGTAGAGGCTTGGGGACGGGGGTTGAGATGTGGAACGAGGAGGGAGGTCACTGGCGCGCCGGTGAACTCCCTCCTCGTTCCGCGTCTCCTCGCTCCTCGCGAGGCCTCTACCTCCTCCTCGTTCCGTTCATGAAGTAGCTTGCTCGTATGACTCCTCCCGCTCTCCTCTTCGATCTCGATGGCACGGTGGTTGATTCCATCGAACTCATCGTCCAGGCCGCCGTGCACGCCTTCGATGGGCGCGAAGGGCCGCGGCCGACGCGCGAGGAGTGGGTGGCGCTGATCGGCACGCCGCTGGCGCCGATGCTGCGGCGCTGGGCGCACGACGAGGACGACGTGAAGTTCCTGTGGGATCGGTACCGCGCCTATCAGGTGGAGCATCACGACCGGCTGGTGTCGCCGTATCCCGGCGTGGTGGAGCTGATCCGCCGGCTGCACGCGCGCGGGCATGCGATGGCGGTGGTGAGTTCGAAGGTCGAGGCGGGGATTCGCCGCAGTCTCGATTACATCGGCGTCACCGATTGCTTTGGCGCGCTGATCGGCATCGAGGCGACGGAGAAGCACAAACCGGACCCCGAGCCGGTGCTGCTGGCGCTCGAGCGGCTGGGCGTCACCGCGACGCACGCCTGGTTCATTGGGGATTCACCGCACGATGTGTACGCCGGGCACGCGGCGGGAGTGAAGACCATCGGCGTGCTGACGGGGCCGTACGACCGGGCGACGATGGAAGCGGCGCGACCGACGCACCTGGTGGAGACGCTGGTCGAGATGGAGCCGCTGATTCTCGCAAGCAATTGAGCAGTGCGGCGATAACGCGGTGACGTTCGGCGCACGGCACGGCCCCACCATGGGCGCGTGCTCACCATCACCGACTCTGCGGCGCTGCTGCAGCGCGCGTCAGATCGCCGCGGCCGCGTGGCCCTGCTCCGGGCGCTCGGCTTTCATCCACCCGCCGGAACGCTCGACGCGGCTGCGACACGTCACCTGGGACTCGACGAGGATCTTCGTCGCGCCGAAGTAGCCGCCGGACCGGGGACGCTGCGGGCGCTCGTCCTCGACGTCCCGACATCCGTTCCCCTGCGAGACGCGACGGGACGCGCCGCGCGGCGCATCGCCTCGCGCGCTCCGGAGCTGCTCTGGCTCGTGCTCGCCACGCAACGACAGGGCGAGACGGCAATCGTTATTCCAACGCCCGGCGGAGCGCAGTCCGCCGCGGCGCTCCTCGTTGACCCGACGGCCGTGCGGCCCGGCGACGCCGAGTCGCTCCGGGCCCTCGAGGCGGCGCGGGGCGAGAGCGATCTCGACACGCACCTGCGCTGGCGCGAGGTCCTCGGCCGCGATGAGCTGACGCGGCGCTTCTACCGGGACCTGGAGCAGGCGGTGGGCGCGCTCGCCGACGGCGCGCACGGCACGGCCGATGGTGCGACGCGCCGCACGCTCGCGCTTCGCTGCGTCTCGCGACTGCTCTTTCTCGCCTTCCTCGAAGCCAAGGGATGGCTCGATGGAGATCGGGCGTTCCTCTCTCGCCAGGTGGCGGCGCACGGAGCACACCTGCATCGCACGCTGCTCGAACCGCTGCTGTTCGGGACGCTGAATGCGCCAATGTCGCGGCGGGCACCGGCGGCGCGCGCGTTCGGCCGCCTGCCATTCCTCAACGGCGGTCTCTTCGCGCGGGATGCGCTGGAAAAACGGCACCGCGCCCTGCGCTTTGCCGACCTCGACATCGCCCATGTCGTAGGCGGGCTGTTTGCACGGTATCGCGTGACCGCGCACGAAGGCTCCGCGGAGTTCGCGGAAGCGGCCGTCGATCCCGAGATGCTGGGCCGGGCCTTTGAATCGCTGATGGCGTCGGACGAGCGCCGGAGCAGCGGCGCCTACTACACACCACCGGCGATGATTCGACGGATCACCGACTTCGCGCTCGATGCCTCGCTGACCGATGCGGGGCTGCACGACCTGCTCGATGAGGCGCGTGCCGGGCGCGTGGGTGACGTGGCTGACGCCACGCGCCTGCGTGAGGCGCTGGGTGCCCTTCGCCTGCTCGATCCCGCGTGCGGCACCGGGGCGTTTCTCGTGCATGCCATGCACGAGCTGTCGCGCCTCGGCGCGGCGGCGCACGACGATCGCGCCGAGCACACGCGCCGTCGCGACATTCTCGCACAATGCATCTTTGGCGTGGACATCAACCCCACGGCCGTCTGGCTTTGCGAACTGCGGCTCTGGCTCGCGGTGGTGGTCGATTGCCCGGAGCGCGATCCGCTGCGCGTGCCGCCACTGCCGAATCTCGACCGGCACATCCGCTGCGCCGATGCGCTCGCCGGGCCGGCGTTCGACATCGCCGCCGGGGGTGATGCCGGCATCACGCGGTTGCGCGACCGGTACGCGCGCGCCACGGGCCCGCGCAAGCGCTCGCTGCAGCGGGCGCTGGATCGGGCCGAGCGCCTGCTCGCTGTCGACGCGTGGCGCCAGCGGCTGGCGGCCTGCTCGGCACGCCGGCGTGACCTGGTGTGTGCACTGCGCGGCCGCGACCTCTTCGGCGGGCGCCGCGTGGCCACGGCCACCGAGCGCGCGGCGCTGGCCGAGTGGCGGCACGAGGCGCAGGGGATGCGCCGCGCGCTCGCGGCGCTTCGCGCCGGCGGCGCCGTCCCCTTCGGGTTCGCGTCGCACTTCGGCGATGTGGCCCGGCGCGGCGGTTTCGACGTGATCGTCGGCAACCCGCCGTGGGTGCGGCTCCACCGGATTCCCCCGGCGGAGCGTGACGGGTTGCGCGCCCACTATGAATCGATGCGCCACGCCGCGTGGCGCGCGGGCGCCGCCGCCAGCGGCGCGATGACCGGCTTCGGCATGCAGGCCGATCTCGCCGCGCTTTTCACCGAGCGGGCGGCGGCCCTCGTGCGCCCCGGGGGCGTGTTCGCGCTGCTCGTCCCGGCGAAGCTCTTTCGGAGCCTTGCGGGTGGAGGCCTGCGCGCGCTGCTCGCCCGATCGACGTCGGTGCTCGCGTGTGAAGATCACTCCGCCGGCCGGGCGATGTTCGATGCCGCGGTCTACCCGGCGGTGCTGATGGCGCAGCGCAATCATTCTGGTGAGACGGCAAGTCCCGCGCCGAGGCCGCGAAAGCCGCGCGGCATGCCGCGCGAGAACTCCGGTGCGGTCGCCTGCGCCCTGATTCGCCGCGACGTGGAGTTGCGATGGACCGACCGACGCGCACAGCTGCCACTCGACTCGACCGAGGGCGCGCCGTGGCTTTTGCTGCCGCCTCCGGTGCGCGCGGCGTTCGACGCACTGGCGGCCGCGGGGGTGCCGCTGGCCAACACCAGCTTTGGTCGCCCCCTACTCGGCGTGAAGAGCGGCTGCAACGACGCCTTCGTCGTGCAACCCGAAGCCGGCTGGCGGGGTCGCGCCCCTGGGAGCGTTTGCAGCGTACGCAGCGGCACGCACGATGGCTTCATCGAGCGCGCCCTGCTGCGCCCCGCCCTGCGCGGCGAAGACCTGTCGCCTTTCACGGCACGCCCGATCGAGCACGCGATGATCTGGACGCACGACGCCGCTCAGCAGCCGATGCGCACGCTGCCACCGCGCGCCGGACGCTGGCTCGCCCATTGGCGACCCACGCTCGAGCGGCGCGCCGACGTTCGCGCCCGCGACCGCTGGTGGTCGCTCTTCCGGTTGGACGCCGCCGTCGCCGGCTGGCGTGTCGTCTGGGGTGACGTCGGGCGGACACCGCGAGCCGTCGTGCTTTCGCCCGACGACGATACCGTGCCGCTGAACAGTTGCTACGTCGTGCGCGCCAATGGCGAGTCCGATGCTGACGCACTCGCCGCCTGGCTCAACGCGCCGCTGGCCACCGCCTGGCTCGCGGCCATCGCCGAGCCCGCGCGTGGCCAGTACCATCGGTTCCTCGGCTGGACGATGGCGCGCTTGCCACTGCCCGCAGAGTGGACCGTGGCGCGACGGCTTCTCGCGCCACTCGGCCGCGCCGCGCGCAACGGCTCCGCGCCATCGCCGCAGGAGCTGCATGACTGTTCGGTCCGCGCTTTCCGATTGGCCGCGTCGCACGTCGAACCGCTGTTGACGTGGACCCGATCATAGCGGTGCGACGCCGTCTCGCGACGGCGATCCTCGGGGGCGACGCCGGACCGATTCCCGCGGAACAACTCGGCAGCGTCCGTCTGCGCCCTCACCAGGTGGATGCCGTTCGCCGCCTGCTCCGCGCGCTCGATACGCATGGCGGCGCGCTGCTCGCCGACGCGCCGGGACTCGGGAAGACGTATGTGGCACTCGCCGTCGCCCGTGCCTGCGGCAGCGCGATCGTCGTCGCGCCGGCCGCCCTGCGGCATCAGTGGCAACGCTCGGCGGCGATGACGGGGTTGCCGATCGAATGGGCGTCGATGGAGACCCTCAGTCGGCGACCGATCCGGTCACGCGCCGCGTTGCTGATTGCCGATGAAGCGCATCACCTGCGAAATCCGCACACGCAGCGCTATGCCCACGCCGCCGCGCTCGCGTTGGGAAAGCGCGTGCTGCTCGTATCTGCCACGCCGGTGCACAACCGTGCCGTCGATCGCGACGCGCTCTTCGGCCTCTTCCTTGGCGATGCCGCCGCTCGCCTGCCCGCGCGCACACTGGCGCACCTCATCGTCCGGCGCGACGCAGACGGGCACGCGATGCCGCTCCGTCGCGCCGTTC
This Gemmatimonadaceae bacterium DNA region includes the following protein-coding sequences:
- a CDS encoding HAD-IA family hydrolase; protein product: MTPPALLFDLDGTVVDSIELIVQAAVHAFDGREGPRPTREEWVALIGTPLAPMLRRWAHDEDDVKFLWDRYRAYQVEHHDRLVSPYPGVVELIRRLHARGHAMAVVSSKVEAGIRRSLDYIGVTDCFGALIGIEATEKHKPDPEPVLLALERLGVTATHAWFIGDSPHDVYAGHAAGVKTIGVLTGPYDRATMEAARPTHLVETLVEMEPLILASN
- a CDS encoding DNA methyltransferase; amino-acid sequence: MLTITDSAALLQRASDRRGRVALLRALGFHPPAGTLDAAATRHLGLDEDLRRAEVAAGPGTLRALVLDVPTSVPLRDATGRAARRIASRAPELLWLVLATQRQGETAIVIPTPGGAQSAAALLVDPTAVRPGDAESLRALEAARGESDLDTHLRWREVLGRDELTRRFYRDLEQAVGALADGAHGTADGATRRTLALRCVSRLLFLAFLEAKGWLDGDRAFLSRQVAAHGAHLHRTLLEPLLFGTLNAPMSRRAPAARAFGRLPFLNGGLFARDALEKRHRALRFADLDIAHVVGGLFARYRVTAHEGSAEFAEAAVDPEMLGRAFESLMASDERRSSGAYYTPPAMIRRITDFALDASLTDAGLHDLLDEARAGRVGDVADATRLREALGALRLLDPACGTGAFLVHAMHELSRLGAAAHDDRAEHTRRRDILAQCIFGVDINPTAVWLCELRLWLAVVVDCPERDPLRVPPLPNLDRHIRCADALAGPAFDIAAGGDAGITRLRDRYARATGPRKRSLQRALDRAERLLAVDAWRQRLAACSARRRDLVCALRGRDLFGGRRVATATERAALAEWRHEAQGMRRALAALRAGGAVPFGFASHFGDVARRGGFDVIVGNPPWVRLHRIPPAERDGLRAHYESMRHAAWRAGAAASGAMTGFGMQADLAALFTERAAALVRPGGVFALLVPAKLFRSLAGGGLRALLARSTSVLACEDHSAGRAMFDAAVYPAVLMAQRNHSGETASPAPRPRKPRGMPRENSGAVACALIRRDVELRWTDRRAQLPLDSTEGAPWLLLPPPVRAAFDALAAAGVPLANTSFGRPLLGVKSGCNDAFVVQPEAGWRGRAPGSVCSVRSGTHDGFIERALLRPALRGEDLSPFTARPIEHAMIWTHDAAQQPMRTLPPRAGRWLAHWRPTLERRADVRARDRWWSLFRLDAAVAGWRVVWGDVGRTPRAVVLSPDDDTVPLNSCYVVRANGESDADALAAWLNAPLATAWLAAIAEPARGQYHRFLGWTMARLPLPAEWTVARRLLAPLGRAARNGSAPSPQELHDCSVRAFRLAASHVEPLLTWTRS